The genomic interval CAAGCCATTTGAACAGCCTTTTCAGAAAGAACGCTGCGATGAAGCAGCCAAAGATGTCGCCTACAGGAAAAGACATCCACACCCCCCAAAGGCCAAAGTACCTGGGCAGGATGATAAGGGGAAGGAAGAGGAAGACGGCATGCCGAAATACGGACAGGGTTATTGCCTCCTTCGCCCTGCCCAGGCCGAGAAGAGCCGAATTGGTCACTATGGTCACACCCATGAATACAATGCCTATATAGCCTATCCTCATTCCCGGGACTCCAATAGCCAGCAGCTCCGGATCATTATTGAAGAGCAGGATCATCTCCCGGGCAAAGGTCTCAGCAACGACAAAACTCAGAAGATATAAGGATGTGACCATGTAGACTGCATATTTTATGGCGCCGATGACCCTGTCCGGCTTTCCTGCCCCGTAATTGTACCCTATGACCGGCTGTACAGCTTCTCCGATAGCAAGAGCCGGGAGGAAAAGAATAGAGTCAAGGCTCAGAAAGACGCCCATTGCTGAAAGCCCGATATCTCCGCCGTATTTCCTCACCATATTGTTCATCAGCGTCATGTAGAACACGAAGGAGAGTTCCGTAATGAAGGGAGAGCTCCCTACGGCACAGATCTTTTTGATTACCTTCGTCCTCAGCCTGAACAGGAAACTGAGCCTTATCCTGACCGGGCTTGAGCCGGAATAGAAAAACCAGATGCCGCAGACGGCGGCCGCGCCCTGTGCAAGCACTGTACCCAAAGCCGCACCTTCTACGCCCATCCCCATTTTCACTATGAAAAGCGCATCAAGCAGAATATTCGAGAAAGCACCGAGTATCTGTGTCCCCATTGCATATCGTGGATCCCCGCATGCCCTGATGAGGGAATTTATGCCATGCCCCATAAGGGCCATAGGGCCTCCAATGAGGATGATACGAAGATAATTCCTTGCGAGGGGCAATATTTCTTCACCGGCACCCGAAAGCCTCAGGAGAAAGTCGACACCGAATATGCTGAGTCCCATCCCCGCAAAGCCCACTGCAGCAAGAAGCGTCAGTGTGTGTGCGAGGGCCTGTTCAGCGGGCCGCTGTTTCCTTGCTCCTCTCAAGATGGCCACCCTTGACGATCCGCCTACTCCTATGAGGAGAGAGAAAGAGAACATGAGCAGCATTACCGGAAAAGAGAGGGTGATGGCTGCAAGTCCATCGGTTCCCACGTATCTTCCCACGAAGATGCGGTCAACGATGTTGTAGATAGCTCCGGCTATCATTCCGATCATGGCAGGGAACGCAAAATGGATCAGGAGCTTTGGTATCTTCTCCTGATCTATCAGCATTTGTCTTTTTGCCGGATCAGCAGGCTGGGTGATTTACTATCAATCCTTTCATTCATGAGAAGCAGACCGGGACATTATACAACGATGATGCTTTCTTTAGGATCTTGCTTTGGATTACCTGATATGGAGGTAAAAGGCTTCAGAAGTCCCGTCTATCTCCTCGCCCTTATTATCGTAGGCCTCGACGAATACAGTCAGGATCCTTCCGTTAAGGGGCTCGGGGAGAAGAAATAGGTGGCGGAATTCATATATAGAATCAAGGGACCATTCTTCATCGGAGCTCCTGTAATTCCTTTGGAGGAAGACAGCTTTTGATTCCTCGTGAATAACGCCGTCGATCATGTCGACGAACCTGTACCTTATCCTGCTTATCCGGTTTCCTACCACAAAAGTCCCGTCATCGTTCGGAATGACCTCGGAGAGCATCGGCTGGATGGGAGTTACCGCCCCGCAAATCGCGAGGGCTGCTCCAGGATCGGCGGAGACAGAATCGTGTACGTTCCAGTCGACCTTTTCGACGGTATCTTCGGGGTAATAGCGGTCCCTTAGGCTGCCTGTCTCGGCACGTACAATTTCAAGCCGGTCCCCGTTTTTAAACGCGACAAGTTTTCCTTTCTTCGTCTCTGTCCCGTACCATGTGCAGAATCTCAGGGAGGGTTCGCCTATACTGTAGTGATAGTAGGTCACATCTTCCGAGTCGAGCCATCCCTCGAAAGCCATACGCCCTAACTCGACCTCCTGGGCCGCGCACCTTTTTTCCTTTATGTTGTAAATGACCGCATGCACTTTACCTCCGACGTACTCAAGGGCATCGTTTGCCCTCCATCTGCGCGGGATCTCGTATACTGAGCCGTCTGCGCATCGCCAGTATCCGGGAAAAAGGTCCCTGTATATGCGAAACCCATTTTCTTCGGCGAAAGAGAGGACAGCCTTCATGTGTTCATCAGGTGAAAACCTTGCGAGGACCTTCTCCTGGACTGTTCCGAACATGACATCTGCCTCCGTTCGGGCGAGGACCTGCCCATCTGCTTCAGCTGTGACAAGAACTCTGTAGAGCTTCCATCCGAGTTCTTCTGGGTATGCATACCCTGTATCAAAATCTTTGGTCGCGCCGCCCTGGATCAGGACTGCAAAGCGGTCTTCCGTCACTATGGCTTTCAGTGAGGGGTCATAGAAACTTTCAGGGTCACCGTGCCTGTAAACGAGGTCAGGTGGAGGAAATTTGTATAATGTATCACGGCTAATGTCCACCCAGGGTGCCTTTCCTTCATATCTGTAGTAAATGTCTTTTTCAGGTGTCAGCCCTGTAAGAGGGTCAACGCAGCTGCTGACGGTCCTTACCGGGATGATCTTCCCGTCCCTTACAAGGCCCGTCTCTGCAACATCTACTTTTATGTCAAAGGGCAGCTCTTCGGGGGTGATGCCGTCCCGGTCGATCCTGCCTATAACGTAAAAGTCCCTCCCTGATTCAAGGACCTGCTCTTCCGGAGAGGGAGACAGAATAGATATGGAAAGAGCCTCCGAAGAGGATGTCAGAGTGCATATCAGGAGGGCTGCAGAGATCAAAGCGATCTTTATGGAACTTTTCATACACCGATCGGCCTCCCTCTTTTAGCAGCAAGACCCTCCATATCGATCCTGCGTTCCCGCCAATCATACATCAAGTAGAAAACTAAGTTCAATACGGATCATCCGTACATTGGGCGCAAAGATCAAAAAAGGCGGCCCCTCTCATATTTGTCATAGGGAAGGCCGCCCGCGTACCAAAGAGCTATCGTCAGCTTATTTCTTTTTGTCATTTCGTTCAGGAGCCGCTTTCATCAAAGCAAGTACCGTAGTTGCAAGTTTTCCCTTCGTAAGTGGCTTGTCGCCTGCCAGGCCGTCAATAACTCCGCGGTATCTTGTAAGATCCTTTTTGAAAAGTTCTCCGATCCATCCGGATAAATTATCCTGAGTAACGAGTCCCTGAAGCTCTCTCTTTGGGAACTTATCAATGCCGAGAGCCTTTCTGAAGACGTCCCTCACTTCCACCCAGTGCATTTCATCGTAGACACCAAAGAACCTTTCCGAGAGTGGATCCATATAACCGTAGAGCATTGCTGCCTCGACTCCGGCCCATGACGGAGAGTAGTTCGGGACATCCTCAAAATCAAAGAGGGAAAGCCGGCTCTTCGCTCTCCAAAGCTCAGTCTGGATAGCGATAGGCCGGAGCTTTCTGGGCTGGACTTTTTCCATTACAGCAAGAGCGGCGATAGCACCGGCGGCCTGTCCTGTCAGCATCGTTACGGGCTGAAGCCTTGTCGAACCGTTAACGACCCTTGAAACGGATATATTTTTCTCTGCAGCCACAAGGCCGTCCAGTTTTTCCGGGACAAAGACCTCAAACGGTATCTGGAAGAGCCCCCCGTCGCCGTTCCAGTCATTTGGGATCTTTTCCTTAGTCTCGCCCAGGTCTGCCTCCAGGTAAATGCTGTCGTTTTTTCCGTGTATGTCTATCGGATATTCGCCAAGGGCAAGGCTGTGCGGTTTTGAAAAAAGGGCCCTGCCCAGCGTTTCATCCCTTAAGATGTCGTCCACTGTCATGGTTTTTATCCCCACGATCCTTCGGCTCTCTCTGACATAGGGAAAGGGGGGAAAATGGGAGAGGATAGGGCGGTATTTTTCCGGGAGTTCTGCCCAGTTTGCCCAATCTGTGCTGAACCAGCCTCCGTACCCCTGCCTGTTGTCAACAGACCAGTCAGACATGCCCAGCTCCGTCTGGATATAGTATAGGAACGCGAGGGTCTTGAGCATCGCCTCTCTGGTGGCAAGGACCCTGAAGCTGGGACTCTCAAGGAATTCCACTGAAAGGCCCGGAGTGCTTCCGTTCTGCCCCGGATAGTCATTCGCCCAGTTAATGGCAGTCTTTGAGATCTTTGGCCATGTTTCGGGCTTTCCTCCGTCAATGAAAGTGCTGTTCGAAGGGTCGGGTATTGCCCGGTAAGCATTGTGTACGACCGGGCTGAAAGGGTACTCTCCCGGCCATGTGCTTCCGTTTTTCCTGATGGTCATCCTGAATTTGAAAAGGTGGTCCGTGTATCCGGGAGGCGGGCCCTGTACCCTAAGCTCGGGAGGCAGTCCCTCTTTGTACTGTTTAATTACTGCGGGATAAGTGATGTCCTGGATGATCGCATTTTTGTCTATCTTGGGCGACAGAGAGTTTCCGGCCCGGTACCTGGCACCGGAAAGGGCGATAAGATCTCCGCATTCCGTAGCGTCAATAAAGACCTTAGCTGAGATGTTAATATTTTTCCCGTCGACCTGTACATCGACGGAACGGATCCTGTTATCCGTCACTTTTGCGGAGAGAGGTCTGGCTTTCAGTATTATGTCGATCAGTCCGGCCTGTCCGAGCATCTCCTTTAAAATCATCTGGCCGACCCATGGCTCAAATGCAATGGTGTCGCTTCCCCAGTAGCAGATATTGTAATTTGTATTTCTTGCGGAGTAATATTCACGGACCTTTGTTATGAACTCAAGGTATATTCCGGTACGGGTCTTTGTCTTGTCATCCATCGTCGAAACGGCGGCTCCCGTCATCTGTCCGCCTATCCAGTCAGATTCCTCTATAAGGGCGACTGACATCCCCATTCTTGCTGCCTGAATGGCTGCCGAGCATCCGCCTGAGCCCGCGCCTATCACCGCTACATCGTAGAGCCGCTCTTCTGCGTACGCGCTGCCGGTATATTTGGAAATTAAAATAAAAAATAATGAAATAAGCAAGGTAATTTTTTTTCGCAAAACCATGACCCCCGCAAAAACTGAAATTATTTCGTAGTATTGTATATTACTTTACAGAAACGCCATCTTCTCCGAGGATTGAAACTTTTCACAGAAAAATAATTCTGTATGTCTCATTCTGAGCAGCTAAGAAAGGGAGACGATGATCCCAGTTTATCTGGGAAAAATAATGCCGAGAAAAAACAAAGGGCTGGCGTGCCTAAAAGACAAGCCAGCCCTATTATTTTACGCTCTCTTTATTTGGGAATGGTTCCCTCGACGCCTTCAACGAACCAGCTCATACTGAGCATCTCGCCATCGGTGAGCTTTTTGCCCTGCTGGACAACTATCTTGCCGTCCTGGCCTTTGATCGGTCCGTGGAAGACATCCCACTTGCCGTCAAGGATCTTCTTCTTTTCGGCAGCGACAAGTTTCTTTGTATCTTCGGAAACAGCCTTTCCGTACGCAGAAAGGTCGACCATTCCGTCCTTCATGCTCCACCAGATCTGCTCGGATTTCCAGGTGCCCTTCTCAATGTTCTTGACTGCGTAGTCGTAGTACTTGCCCCAGTTCCAGATAGGCGTCACGAGGTGGCGTGTGGGAGCATACTTATCCATCGGGTTGTTGTATCCGATGACCCACATGCCGAGCTCTTCAGCAGCCTGAGGCGCACCGCCGGTGTCGGCGTGCATCGCTATTGTGTCGCATTTTGCATCGAAGAGAGCCTTTGTTGCCTCTTTTTCCTTTGCCGGATCATGCCATGAGAATATCCAGACGACTTTTACCTTTGCATTGGGGTTGGCCTTGCGGACTCCAAGGGTGAATGCATTTATGCCGCGGATTACTTCGGGGATCGGATAGGCTGCGACATAACCGATAAGGTTGGATTTCGTTGCTTTGCCGGCAACCAGTCCTGAAAGGTAACGGGGCTGATACATGCGGCCGAAGTATGTGCTCACGTTCGGGGCCACTTTGTAGCCCGAGCAGTGCATGAAATAGACGTCGGGATATTTCTTGGCTACGTTGATGACGTGATCCATGTAACCGAAGGAGTTTGCAAAAATGACCTTAGATCCGTTGCGTACAGCCGTCTCCATGACTCTTTCTGCATCGGGGCCTTCGGGCACGGATTCCACTATCGAGCTTTTGATACCGGGGTTAAGCTTTTCCATCATTTTGCGGCCTTGGTCGTGCATGAAGTTGTATCCGCCGTCGCCCACAGGTCCTACATAGACAAAGGTCGGTTTCTGGTCGCTTATCTTGATGGGTCCCAAAGCTGCGAATGCTGCCGCAGCAAAGCAAAGAACAAGTAAAAATGCAATAATACCGCGTTTTTTCATATTGAAAGATCCTCCCCTTGATTTGATCTCCGACATCAGAGATTTGATGGTTTATGCCCAGTCTCTTTACCTCTCAACTGCATTGTAAGAATATCATAACAATTATTTTTTTGCCATGGAATTCCTTTACATAAATCAACTATTTTGCAGATATGTTTGAATTGGTCGATGATGCCGAAAGATGAAAAATATTGGTGAGACATAAATATTTTGTTTTTACGGCAGTATAGAATATAATTTTATCAGACCTGCCGACAAAGATCCTTGCCGGAAAATGCTTCCGAGATGCTTAATATATTTAAAAAATATTTGTCTTTTGAGACGAGAGGAAAGTGATTTTTAAATGATTTCAGAAAAGATGCTTGAACTGGGCAAGAAACGTTCGCAGATCCGTGAAATATTTGAATACGGGAGGAAAAGGGCAGGTGAGATCGGAGCGGACAAAGTATTCGACTTCAGCATAGGGAATCCCAATGTTCCCGCTCCCGCCTTCATCAGAGAGACGATAACTGATCTTGTAAACAACGAAGACCCTGTCAAGATCCACGGATACACATCCGCACAGGGAGACTTCGGTGTAAGAAAGATCCTGGCAGACCACATAAACAGCAAATACGGGACAGAGATCACGGCTGATCATTTTTATCTGACCGCGGGAGCTGCAGCGTCACTTTCGATATGCTGCAAGGCACTGGCACTGCCGGGCGACGAATTTTTGACCTTTGCCCCATATTTTCCGGAATACAAAATATATGTCGAGTCTGCAGGAGGAGCGCTTTCGGTAATACCGGCCGATACTGCCAACTTTCAGATCGACATGGAAAAGTTCGCGCAAGCGATAAACGAGAAGACCAAGGCAGTCATCATCAATTCCCCTAATAATCCCTCCGGGGTCGTCTATTCGCTCGAGACGATCAGAAAAATGTGCCTGATAATGGAAGAGAGATCAAAACTGTACGGACATCCCATATACCTGATATCGGACGAACCATACAGGGAGCTGGTGTACGGGGATGTTGAGGTTCCCTTCCTCCTCAGCCATTACGACAACACCTTTGTCTGCTATTCATACAGCAAGTCGCTCTCCCTGCCGGGGGAGAGGATAGGCTATGTACTCGTCTCCAACAGGATGAAAGACGGGGAAGATGTTTACGCAGCTGTCTGCGGAGCGGGAAGGGCACTGGGATATGTGTGCGCGCCGAGCCTCTTTCAGCATCTCATAGCAAGATGCATTGGCCGAACTGCGGATATTTCAATATATAAAAAGAACAGGGATATACTTTACAGCGGTCTTACAGGCATGGGTTACGAATGCGCCAAACCGGACGGGGCATTCTATCTGTTTGTAAAAGCGCTTGAACCTGATGCCGAAGCGTTTTGCGACAGGGCAAAGAAACATGAGCTCCTGCTTGTTCCCGGGGACGGTTTCGGATGTCCGGGGTATGTCCGCATCTCATACTGTGTCAGGACGGATCAGATAGAGGCATCCCTGCCCGCATTTGAAAAGCTTGCTGAAGAGTACAAAAAATAATTCTAAGGTGACCTTAGTAAAAAAAGAGGGGGTCCGAAATTGGCCGGGCCCTCTCAATATTTCTTTCTGAAATTTCTAGACAGAGGCTGTTTCTGCTGAGGCTCTCTCCTGGGCAGTCCTTCTGTCGGTGATAATTTTCGTGGGACATTTTGTAGCGCAGACGCCGCAGTTGATGCACTTGGCGGGATCGATCTCCGCTAGGGCGCCCTTCATCTCTATTGCCTGGACGGGACAGCTCTTGACGCACAGTGTGCATCCTATGCATCCAACAGAGCAGACTTTCTTGACGTCGGGCCCCTTAAGCGGGGAGTTGCACGATACGTTTACCTTTGATTTTCTGGGTGCCAGGACCAGGACATTTCTGGGACAGTTCTCCACACATGCTCCGCATCCGACGCATTTTTCGGGATCGACCACGGCAAGGCCGTTTTTGATCGTCATCGCGTTAAACGCGCATACGCTGACACATGTCCCAAGTCCCATACACCCATAGGCGCACGATGAAGGTCCTTTGCCGGGTATGACGGATGCTGCCCTGCAGTCATACTCTCCGTAATAGACGCAGTTCTTCACTGTTTTGTCATTAGATCCCCCGCACTTCAGGAAGGCTATCTTAGGTTCCTCAGTCACGGCCTCGACTCCGAGTATCGCCGCAATGCTCTCTGCAAGTGCGGAACCTCCCGCAGCGCAGCCTGTGATCTTTCCTGTGCCGTTTGCCAGTGCCTCAGCAAATCCGTCGCAGCCGGGATAACCGCATCCGCCGCAGTTCGCTCCGGGGAGTATCGTGCGGATATCAGCCTGGCGGGGGTCTGTTTCAACATGGAATTTTTTTGAGGCGAAAGCAAGAAGGGCTCCGAATATAAGTCCCAGGCCTCCCATTATTATTGCCGGATATATCATTCCAGTCATATCATTTTCCCCCTATTTGATAAGCCCGCTGAAGCCCATGAAGGCTATCGACATCAGTCCCGCAGTCACAAGCGCGATTGGAAGCCCCCTCAGGCACCTGGGCATGTTCTGGCTTATCTCTATTCTTTCCCTTATTCCGGCCATAAGAACTATCGCCAGCAGAAATCCGGCAGAAGCCCCCAAGGCATGGACGACGGATTCAAGGAAGGTATATTTTTCGTTCATGTTGATGACCGCTACTCCGAGGACTGCGCAGTTGGTAGTTATCAGGGGCAGGAATATGCCGAGTGACTTATATAGCCCGGGCTGTACTTTTTTGAGCACTATCTCAACAAACTGGACCAATGCTGCGATGATCAGGATGAACGAGAGAGTGTAGAGGTACTGCAGGTTCAGCGGCACAAGGATGAATGTGTAGGCAAGCCATGTCATTGTCGCAGCCAGCACTGTGACGAAAATGACAGCAATTCCCATCCCCTTTGCCGTATCCAGTTTGCTTGAGACCCCGAGGAAGGGGCAACAGCCAAGGAATCTGGCAAGAAGGATGTTGTTTACAAAGATGGCTCCGAAGAAGAGCGCCAACAGGGACATTATGAGTCACCCTCCTTTTCTTCTTTAGCACAGGGAACGCTCAGGCCGCCGCCCCCGCAGTATTTTTTCAGCGCACAGCCCTCACATGCATCCAGCTTTTTCCAGCCGTCGAAATCCGGTTTGAAACCGGCAGACGCCTCCTCTTTCCGGAGCTGCAAGTTCCTGAAAAGTGCTATCAGGATGCCCAGTGTAATGAATCCGCCGGGAGCGAGTATGACCAAAAGCGCAGGCTGATAAAACGAAGGGATCAGACTGAAATTGAATACAGTGCCGTTTCCCAGAAGTTCTCTTATGCTGCCAATGAATGTCAGGGCGAAGGTGAATCCGAGCCCCATCCCTATCCCGTCGAAAAGGGATCCGATCACGCCGTTTTTGAAGGCGAAGGCCTCAGCCCGCGCAAGTATTATGCAGTTGACTACTATCAGCGGTATGAATATCCCAAGGGACTTGTCGAGAGCAGGCGCATATGCCGATATCAGAAGCTGGATTATTGTTACAAATCCGGCAATGACTACGATAAAAGCCGGAATGCGTATCTCGTCAGGGATGAACTTTCTTATCATGGATATCATCACGTTCGAACCCATCAGCACAGCTGTTGCAGCCAGCCCCATGCCGAAACCGTTCGAAGCGCTCGAAGTCACGGCAAGCGTAGGGCAGAGACCAAGTACGAGCACGAAGGTCGGGTTCTCTGTAAGTATTCCGTTTTTAAGCAGCCTGAGAGGACTCATCATGGCTAATTCACCTCCCCTTTCAGATTTTTTGCCCAGTATCCAAGGGCTGCATTCACGCCCGAAGCGACAGCC from Synergistaceae bacterium DZ-S4 carries:
- a CDS encoding MATE family efflux transporter, translated to MLIDQEKIPKLLIHFAFPAMIGMIAGAIYNIVDRIFVGRYVGTDGLAAITLSFPVMLLMFSFSLLIGVGGSSRVAILRGARKQRPAEQALAHTLTLLAAVGFAGMGLSIFGVDFLLRLSGAGEEILPLARNYLRIILIGGPMALMGHGINSLIRACGDPRYAMGTQILGAFSNILLDALFIVKMGMGVEGAALGTVLAQGAAAVCGIWFFYSGSSPVRIRLSFLFRLRTKVIKKICAVGSSPFITELSFVFYMTLMNNMVRKYGGDIGLSAMGVFLSLDSILFLPALAIGEAVQPVIGYNYGAGKPDRVIGAIKYAVYMVTSLYLLSFVVAETFAREMILLFNNDPELLAIGVPGMRIGYIGIVFMGVTIVTNSALLGLGRAKEAITLSVFRHAVFLFLPLIILPRYFGLWGVWMSFPVGDIFGCFIAAFFLKRLFKWLGGDSALFIE
- a CDS encoding FAD-dependent oxidoreductase, coding for MRKKITLLISLFFILISKYTGSAYAEERLYDVAVIGAGSGGCSAAIQAARMGMSVALIEESDWIGGQMTGAAVSTMDDKTKTRTGIYLEFITKVREYYSARNTNYNICYWGSDTIAFEPWVGQMILKEMLGQAGLIDIILKARPLSAKVTDNRIRSVDVQVDGKNINISAKVFIDATECGDLIALSGARYRAGNSLSPKIDKNAIIQDITYPAVIKQYKEGLPPELRVQGPPPGYTDHLFKFRMTIRKNGSTWPGEYPFSPVVHNAYRAIPDPSNSTFIDGGKPETWPKISKTAINWANDYPGQNGSTPGLSVEFLESPSFRVLATREAMLKTLAFLYYIQTELGMSDWSVDNRQGYGGWFSTDWANWAELPEKYRPILSHFPPFPYVRESRRIVGIKTMTVDDILRDETLGRALFSKPHSLALGEYPIDIHGKNDSIYLEADLGETKEKIPNDWNGDGGLFQIPFEVFVPEKLDGLVAAEKNISVSRVVNGSTRLQPVTMLTGQAAGAIAALAVMEKVQPRKLRPIAIQTELWRAKSRLSLFDFEDVPNYSPSWAGVEAAMLYGYMDPLSERFFGVYDEMHWVEVRDVFRKALGIDKFPKRELQGLVTQDNLSGWIGELFKKDLTRYRGVIDGLAGDKPLTKGKLATTVLALMKAAPERNDKKK
- a CDS encoding BMP family ABC transporter substrate-binding protein, coding for MKKRGIIAFLLVLCFAAAAFAALGPIKISDQKPTFVYVGPVGDGGYNFMHDQGRKMMEKLNPGIKSSIVESVPEGPDAERVMETAVRNGSKVIFANSFGYMDHVINVAKKYPDVYFMHCSGYKVAPNVSTYFGRMYQPRYLSGLVAGKATKSNLIGYVAAYPIPEVIRGINAFTLGVRKANPNAKVKVVWIFSWHDPAKEKEATKALFDAKCDTIAMHADTGGAPQAAEELGMWVIGYNNPMDKYAPTRHLVTPIWNWGKYYDYAVKNIEKGTWKSEQIWWSMKDGMVDLSAYGKAVSEDTKKLVAAEKKKILDGKWDVFHGPIKGQDGKIVVQQGKKLTDGEMLSMSWFVEGVEGTIPK
- a CDS encoding pyridoxal phosphate-dependent aminotransferase — its product is MISEKMLELGKKRSQIREIFEYGRKRAGEIGADKVFDFSIGNPNVPAPAFIRETITDLVNNEDPVKIHGYTSAQGDFGVRKILADHINSKYGTEITADHFYLTAGAAASLSICCKALALPGDEFLTFAPYFPEYKIYVESAGGALSVIPADTANFQIDMEKFAQAINEKTKAVIINSPNNPSGVVYSLETIRKMCLIMEERSKLYGHPIYLISDEPYRELVYGDVEVPFLLSHYDNTFVCYSYSKSLSLPGERIGYVLVSNRMKDGEDVYAAVCGAGRALGYVCAPSLFQHLIARCIGRTADISIYKKNRDILYSGLTGMGYECAKPDGAFYLFVKALEPDAEAFCDRAKKHELLLVPGDGFGCPGYVRISYCVRTDQIEASLPAFEKLAEEYKK
- a CDS encoding RnfABCDGE type electron transport complex subunit B, which encodes MTGMIYPAIIMGGLGLIFGALLAFASKKFHVETDPRQADIRTILPGANCGGCGYPGCDGFAEALANGTGKITGCAAGGSALAESIAAILGVEAVTEEPKIAFLKCGGSNDKTVKNCVYYGEYDCRAASVIPGKGPSSCAYGCMGLGTCVSVCAFNAMTIKNGLAVVDPEKCVGCGACVENCPRNVLVLAPRKSKVNVSCNSPLKGPDVKKVCSVGCIGCTLCVKSCPVQAIEMKGALAEIDPAKCINCGVCATKCPTKIITDRRTAQERASAETASV
- the rsxA gene encoding electron transport complex subunit RsxA — its product is MSLLALFFGAIFVNNILLARFLGCCPFLGVSSKLDTAKGMGIAVIFVTVLAATMTWLAYTFILVPLNLQYLYTLSFILIIAALVQFVEIVLKKVQPGLYKSLGIFLPLITTNCAVLGVAVINMNEKYTFLESVVHALGASAGFLLAIVLMAGIRERIEISQNMPRCLRGLPIALVTAGLMSIAFMGFSGLIK
- a CDS encoding electron transport complex subunit E, with protein sequence MMSPLRLLKNGILTENPTFVLVLGLCPTLAVTSSASNGFGMGLAATAVLMGSNVMISMIRKFIPDEIRIPAFIVVIAGFVTIIQLLISAYAPALDKSLGIFIPLIVVNCIILARAEAFAFKNGVIGSLFDGIGMGLGFTFALTFIGSIRELLGNGTVFNFSLIPSFYQPALLVILAPGGFITLGILIALFRNLQLRKEEASAGFKPDFDGWKKLDACEGCALKKYCGGGGLSVPCAKEEKEGDS